The genomic segment CATCGGGGTAGACCCCAAACACACGAGCCAGGATTGTCCGGCGTGCGGCCACAGGGAGAAGCGACCCTTGTGGGTCAGGGAGTACACCTGCCCCGCTTGTGGGACTCCCCTGCACCGGGATGTGGCTGCCGCGCGGAACATCCTGGCTAAGGCCTGGGCTGGGCCTTCGGGGATGGATGCGGTTTTTCTGCCGCAACCTGAACCGAGAAGCCCCGTTCTTCAGAACGGGGAGTAGTCACGCTCTACGTGCGAAACATCCGCCAGGGGGCGCAGAAAGGAGCGCTGAACGCCAACCTGGACGACACCTTCCGGGTGATGTGCCAGGGGGGAGCCTTCAGCATGATCACCTACTGGTGGATGCTCCCCCAGCTGGATGACGCCAAGCAATGTCCCAAGGTAGCGGGGAAGGTGGCCCTGGCCCCGGTGCCGGGCGGAGCGGGGGTGAACGGGGGTTGGGGCTGGGCCATCCCTAAGAACAGCCGGAACAAGGAGGCGGCTTGGAAGTTTATCAGTTGGGTAGAATCCAGGGAAATCGTGAAGCGCCGCGCCCTGGCGGGCCACGCCCCCACCCGTAAGGACGCCTTCCAAGACCCCGAGGTGCTCCGCAAGTACCCCTACTACAAGGAGGCGGAGAAGATCATCGCCGGGGCTAAGAAGGTGCCGATCTTCGCCTACACCGCGGAGATGGAGGACGTGGTGGGGCGGGAGATCAGCCTGGCCGCCGCGGGGCAGAAGGGGGTAAAGCAGGCTCTCCAGGACGCCGCCAAGGGTCTAGAGGGCCTTCTGCGGAAGGCGGGGCTTCTGCGGTGAGGGCAATGGGGGAGCGGTGGACAGCCCGCCTCCTCGCCCTCCCTGGACTTATCGTCCTGGGGGCGGTGGTGGGCTTCCCCCTCCTCTACGCCCTTGCCCTCTCCTTCACGGGGTACACCTTCCTCCGGCCGGAACTCTCCCCCCAGGGGCTCGCCCGGTACCGGGAGGCTCTCCAGGACCCCTACTTTCTCCACGCCCTAGGGCTCACCGTGGTGTACGTGGCCCTCACCGTCGGCCTCAGCCTGGTCCTGGGGCTTCTCCTGGCCGTGCTCCTGCACCAAAACGTTCCCCTAAGGGGGTTCCACTACTTTGCCGTGAGCCTTCCCATGCTCATCGCCCCCGTGGGCGTGGGGCTCATCTGGAAGATGATCCTCCACCCCGAGCTGGGCATCCTGGCCTACCTCGTTGGGGGGGTGGACTTCTTCGGCGATCCCCGGTACGCCCTCCTCTCCCTCGCCCTGGTGGACGTGTGGCAACAGGTTTCCTTCGTTGCCTTGGTCCTCCTGGCGGGCCTGAGAAGCCTGCCGCGGGAGCCCGTGGAGGCGGCCTACGTGGACGGGGCCACCCCTTGGCAGGCCTTCCTTCGCGTGACCTTGCCCCTCCTCCGTCCCGTCCTTCTGGCCCTCTTGGTCTTGCAGACCCTGGTGGAGGTGCGCACCTACGACCTGGTCTACGTCCTCACCCGCGGGGGGCCGGGCTCGGCCACGGACCTGGTGAGCTACTACATCTACCGCGAAGCCTTTTTGGGCCTAGACCTTTCCGGGACCAGCGCCATGGGGTACCTGCTCCTCATCCTCTCCCTGGTATGGGTGGTGGCCTACTACCGTGTTCTGACCCGGAGCTGACAGGGAAACGGGAGATTGATGGGCGGTGGTGGAGCTGATCGGGGTGCACAAGCGGTACGGGCGGGTGGTGGCGGTGGATGGGGTGAACCTCGCCGTGCGGGAGGGTGAGTTTTTCACCCTTCTTGGACCTTCGGGGTGCGGCAAGACCACCACCTTGCGCCTGGTGGCGGGTTTCGAAACGCCGGACCAGGGGGAGGTGCGCATTGCGGAAAGGAACGTCAACCGCCTCCCGCCCGAGCAACGCCCCATCGGCATGGTATTCCAGAACTACGCCCTTTTCCCCAACATGACGGTCTACGGCAACGTGGCCTTCCCCTTGCGCCTTCGGCGTCTACCCGAGCGGGCGGTGCGGGAAAGGGTGGGGCAACTGTTGGAGATGGTCCACCTCGTGGGCCTCGAGGGACGCTACCCGCGAGAGCTTTCCGGGGGGCAGCAACAACGGGTGGCCCTGGCCCGGGCCTTGGCGCGGGAGCCCAAGGTGCTCCTCTTGGACGAACCCCTCTCCGCCCTGGACGCCAAAATCCGGGAGGAGCTTAGGGGGGAGCTCAAGCGGCTCCAGCGGGAAACGGGTCTCACCGCCCTGTACGTGACCCACGACCAGGAGGAGGCCTTGGCCCTCTCCGATCGCATCGCCGTGATGCGGGAGGGG from the Thermus sp. LT1-2-5 genome contains:
- a CDS encoding zinc ribbon domain-containing protein; translated protein: IGVDPKHTSQDCPACGHREKRPLWVREYTCPACGTPLHRDVAAARNILAKAWAGPSGMDAVFLPQPEPRSPVLQNGE
- a CDS encoding extracellular solute-binding protein; its protein translation is MRNIRQGAQKGALNANLDDTFRVMCQGGAFSMITYWWMLPQLDDAKQCPKVAGKVALAPVPGGAGVNGGWGWAIPKNSRNKEAAWKFISWVESREIVKRRALAGHAPTRKDAFQDPEVLRKYPYYKEAEKIIAGAKKVPIFAYTAEMEDVVGREISLAAAGQKGVKQALQDAAKGLEGLLRKAGLLR
- a CDS encoding sugar ABC transporter permease, which translates into the protein MGERWTARLLALPGLIVLGAVVGFPLLYALALSFTGYTFLRPELSPQGLARYREALQDPYFLHALGLTVVYVALTVGLSLVLGLLLAVLLHQNVPLRGFHYFAVSLPMLIAPVGVGLIWKMILHPELGILAYLVGGVDFFGDPRYALLSLALVDVWQQVSFVALVLLAGLRSLPREPVEAAYVDGATPWQAFLRVTLPLLRPVLLALLVLQTLVEVRTYDLVYVLTRGGPGSATDLVSYYIYREAFLGLDLSGTSAMGYLLLILSLVWVVAYYRVLTRS
- a CDS encoding ABC transporter ATP-binding protein; its protein translation is MVELIGVHKRYGRVVAVDGVNLAVREGEFFTLLGPSGCGKTTTLRLVAGFETPDQGEVRIAERNVNRLPPEQRPIGMVFQNYALFPNMTVYGNVAFPLRLRRLPERAVRERVGQLLEMVHLVGLEGRYPRELSGGQQQRVALARALAREPKVLLLDEPLSALDAKIREELRGELKRLQRETGLTALYVTHDQEEALALSDRIAVMREGRVEQLGTPREIYERPANAFVARFVGAGTLVPGEARDGRFHRDRPWPVRVEGEGKGYLLLRPEHLRPHPEGFLEGRVVLATYLGSLVRLEVEAEGLALKVDVNPLEATRLGERLRLALPEAAPFVKEAG